Proteins encoded in a region of the Tepidibacillus fermentans genome:
- the mutS gene encoding DNA mismatch repair protein MutS, with protein sequence MATYTPMIQQYLQIKADYPDAILFFRLGDFYEMFFEDAELASRLLEITLTGRDGGTEERIPMCGVPYHSANSYIHKLIEKGYKVAICEQVEDPKQAKGVVKREVTRVITPGTIMDGKLVESKANNYIASIFLLQHSNQFGISISDISTGEFYSTIIEEDFDHVIHELILYQPSEIVLSKKLIEFESVLKQYLETNLTWLDDEITDQQNYYKNLVYEQFQNVKEPLEAIIFSAGMLLDYLHKTQRQKLIHFNELQIYEAKHYLILDPFSRRNLELTETSRDHSKKGSLLWLLDQTETSMGSRLLRRWLEKPLLSKVAIEERLNSVQALYENPLVRDELKDLLREIYDIERIVSRISYGNASARDLYSLKQSLEKIPRLRQVLVENKIDPLIQMMGEFDQCTDIYSLIDESIVDDPPIGLKEGGIIKRGYHPKLDAYYRASTEGKQWLQDMERREREITGIKSLKVGFNKVFGYYIEVTKSNLAQVPTDRYIRKQTLANGERFITEELKEKESQILEAEEKMQELEYQIFTEVRERIANQNPRLQRLAQQIAIIDVLLSFAKVSSMNGYVRPQFNQEGRIRIRQGRHPVIEFVQKETPYIPNDVELDQESQQILLITGPNMAGKSTYMRQIALIIIMAQIGCFVPAESANIAITDRIFTRIGAGDDLTSGHSTFMVEMLETKQAILQATTNSLILLDEIGRGTSTYDGMALAQAIIEYIHDHVHAKTLFSTHYHELTSLADRFSRIQNIHVNVMEKDGKVVFLHKIEKGKADRSYGIYVAELAGLPYEVIENAKRILRNYESKARNLKNDGKEKAVQLVLFPLQAENNQLSQTNESRINKEYDKEIIQQILSLDLLNMTPMEGFQILYEIQKRLRK encoded by the coding sequence ATGGCAACCTATACACCAATGATCCAACAATACTTACAAATTAAGGCTGATTATCCGGATGCCATTTTATTTTTTCGTCTCGGTGACTTTTACGAGATGTTTTTTGAAGATGCAGAATTAGCTTCACGACTCTTAGAAATCACGTTGACTGGACGAGATGGTGGAACAGAGGAGAGGATCCCGATGTGTGGGGTTCCTTACCATTCTGCCAACTCCTATATACATAAACTTATTGAAAAAGGCTATAAAGTAGCCATTTGTGAGCAAGTAGAGGATCCAAAGCAAGCAAAAGGGGTAGTAAAACGGGAAGTGACCCGTGTAATTACACCTGGAACAATAATGGATGGAAAACTTGTAGAAAGTAAAGCAAATAACTATATTGCTTCTATTTTCTTACTACAACATTCCAACCAATTTGGTATATCTATTAGTGATATTTCTACTGGTGAATTCTATTCAACGATTATTGAAGAAGATTTTGATCATGTTATTCACGAATTGATCCTTTACCAGCCTTCAGAAATTGTACTTTCAAAAAAACTGATAGAATTCGAATCTGTTCTTAAACAATATTTAGAAACCAATCTTACTTGGTTAGATGATGAGATTACGGACCAACAAAACTATTACAAAAATCTAGTTTATGAACAATTTCAAAATGTAAAAGAACCGCTTGAAGCGATTATCTTTAGTGCTGGAATGTTATTGGATTATCTTCATAAGACCCAACGGCAAAAATTGATTCATTTTAATGAACTTCAAATTTATGAAGCAAAACATTATCTAATATTAGATCCTTTTTCGAGACGAAATCTAGAACTCACAGAAACATCTAGAGACCACTCAAAAAAAGGTTCCTTGCTTTGGTTACTCGATCAAACAGAAACATCGATGGGTAGTCGTCTATTACGTCGTTGGTTAGAAAAACCGTTATTATCCAAAGTAGCCATTGAGGAAAGATTGAATAGCGTACAGGCTCTATATGAAAATCCATTGGTTCGCGACGAACTAAAGGATTTATTACGAGAAATCTATGATATCGAGCGCATTGTTTCCAGAATTTCGTATGGGAATGCTTCAGCAAGAGATCTTTATTCGTTAAAACAGAGTCTTGAAAAAATTCCAAGACTTCGACAAGTTTTAGTAGAAAATAAGATTGATCCTCTGATCCAAATGATGGGAGAATTTGATCAGTGTACTGACATCTATTCCTTAATTGACGAATCCATTGTCGATGATCCTCCTATCGGCTTAAAAGAAGGGGGAATCATCAAAAGGGGATACCATCCAAAACTAGATGCATATTACCGTGCGAGTACTGAGGGAAAACAATGGCTTCAAGATATGGAACGTCGTGAACGAGAAATCACCGGAATCAAATCTTTAAAGGTCGGTTTTAACAAAGTATTCGGTTATTATATTGAAGTTACGAAATCCAATTTAGCACAAGTGCCTACTGACCGATACATTCGAAAGCAGACTCTGGCCAATGGCGAACGTTTTATTACTGAAGAATTAAAAGAAAAAGAATCACAAATTCTCGAAGCTGAAGAGAAAATGCAAGAATTAGAATATCAAATATTTACTGAGGTACGTGAGAGAATTGCGAATCAAAATCCAAGATTACAACGACTAGCCCAACAGATCGCCATCATTGATGTATTACTATCTTTTGCAAAAGTTAGTTCGATGAATGGGTATGTTCGGCCACAATTTAATCAAGAAGGAAGAATTCGTATTCGCCAAGGTCGACATCCAGTTATTGAATTCGTACAGAAGGAAACCCCTTATATTCCTAATGATGTAGAACTCGATCAAGAAAGTCAGCAGATCTTATTGATCACTGGCCCAAATATGGCCGGAAAAAGCACCTATATGCGCCAAATAGCATTAATCATCATTATGGCTCAGATTGGTTGTTTCGTCCCTGCTGAAAGTGCAAATATTGCCATTACCGACCGTATTTTCACAAGAATCGGTGCAGGTGACGACTTAACCAGTGGTCATAGTACCTTTATGGTAGAAATGCTTGAGACAAAACAAGCAATCCTTCAAGCAACAACAAATAGTTTAATATTGCTTGATGAAATTGGGAGAGGAACTTCTACTTACGATGGTATGGCTTTAGCACAAGCCATTATTGAATATATCCACGATCATGTTCATGCGAAAACGTTATTTTCTACTCATTATCATGAATTAACAAGTCTAGCAGATCGATTTTCTCGAATCCAAAATATCCACGTTAACGTCATGGAGAAAGATGGGAAGGTTGTTTTTCTCCATAAAATCGAAAAAGGAAAAGCTGATCGCAGCTATGGAATCTATGTAGCGGAATTAGCTGGTTTACCATATGAAGTGATTGAAAACGCAAAACGAATTTTGAGAAATTATGAATCAAAAGCTCGAAACCTTAAAAATGATGGGAAAGAAAAAGCGGTACAACTCGTTCTTTTTCCATTACAAGCGGAAAACAATCAATTGTCACAAACAAATGAATCTAGAATAAATAAGGAATACGATAAAGAAATCATTCAGCAGATCCTTTCTTTGGATCTGTTAAACATGACTCCAATGGAAGGATTTCAAATCCTGTATGAGATCCAGAAACGATTAAGGAAGTGA
- the mutL gene encoding DNA mismatch repair endonuclease MutL — MGKIRILDDHIANQIAAGEVVERPASVVKELVENSIDAGSTKIEIQIEDGGLSLIQIRDNGEGMDEEDVEKAFYRHATSKLQRGNDLFRIKTLGFRGEALPSIAAVSRLKIKTSPNHDGKGLELHLQGGSVVNKQEIAYTKGTEITVRDLFFNTPARLKYMKSLQTELGHITDYVNRLSLAYPMIAFTLIHNGRLILRTAGDGQIRHVIGAIYGTSLAKNMVSFLNENTDFKISGLLSKPDITRANKNHISIFVNGRYIKHFALTQAIIDGYKTLLMVHRYPITTLHIELDPSLIDVNVHPAKLEVRFSKEQELLKFVETTVYQALHQESFIREPLKTNQGKAVVKKSFQDTLDYSFSFSKPNKPQQTVKEREIISTFSNLKDDLPPFSQKINEMNELEQPIPLEENSLKDTMKERLPILEPITQFLGTYIIAQNEDGLYLIDQHAAHERINYEKNLRQMNEEKQSSQELLIPFIFDFTRLEIDELLKHKEYFKEHGLEFDLFGTQTILIRSIPSWIPKGQETIYLEKMMLMVLQKGRIDFSILRQEMVASISCKASIKANQYLTKTEMEQLLEQLRNTENPFSCPHGRPIIIHFSTYEIEKMFKRVI; from the coding sequence ATGGGGAAAATCAGAATCCTTGATGACCATATTGCAAACCAAATTGCTGCAGGAGAGGTAGTAGAGCGACCCGCATCCGTAGTAAAGGAATTGGTTGAAAACAGTATAGACGCCGGAAGCACAAAAATCGAGATTCAAATCGAAGATGGAGGTCTTAGCCTGATTCAGATACGGGATAACGGGGAAGGAATGGATGAAGAAGATGTAGAAAAAGCATTTTACAGGCATGCTACGAGTAAACTTCAAAGAGGAAATGATTTATTTCGAATTAAGACACTGGGATTTCGAGGAGAAGCATTGCCTAGTATCGCAGCAGTTTCTCGGCTGAAAATAAAGACATCACCTAACCATGATGGAAAGGGACTGGAATTGCATTTACAAGGTGGCTCTGTCGTAAATAAACAAGAAATCGCTTATACAAAGGGAACGGAAATTACCGTCCGAGATCTTTTTTTTAATACACCTGCTCGATTAAAATATATGAAATCACTCCAAACCGAGTTGGGTCATATTACCGACTACGTGAATCGTCTGAGTTTAGCTTATCCTATGATTGCTTTTACCCTTATCCATAATGGACGCCTTATTTTACGAACAGCAGGAGATGGTCAAATTCGTCATGTGATTGGAGCAATATATGGCACTAGCCTTGCTAAAAATATGGTATCTTTCTTGAATGAAAATACAGATTTTAAAATCTCAGGACTTCTTTCAAAGCCAGATATTACCCGAGCAAATAAGAATCATATTTCAATCTTTGTGAATGGAAGATATATTAAACACTTTGCTCTAACACAAGCCATCATTGATGGGTATAAAACTTTATTAATGGTTCATCGCTATCCAATTACAACATTACACATTGAATTAGATCCTTCATTAATCGATGTGAACGTTCACCCAGCAAAGTTAGAAGTGCGTTTTAGTAAGGAGCAGGAACTATTGAAGTTCGTTGAAACAACTGTCTACCAAGCGCTTCACCAAGAATCATTTATACGTGAACCATTAAAAACAAACCAAGGAAAAGCAGTTGTTAAGAAGTCCTTTCAAGATACTTTAGATTATTCTTTTTCCTTTTCAAAACCGAACAAACCACAACAAACTGTAAAAGAAAGAGAGATTATTTCAACCTTTTCAAATCTAAAGGACGATCTACCACCTTTTTCGCAAAAAATAAATGAGATGAATGAACTTGAGCAACCAATCCCATTAGAGGAGAATTCATTAAAAGATACGATGAAGGAGCGCCTCCCAATATTAGAACCGATTACACAATTTTTGGGTACTTACATCATCGCTCAAAATGAGGATGGTCTCTACCTCATCGATCAACATGCTGCACATGAGAGAATTAATTATGAGAAGAATCTACGTCAGATGAATGAGGAAAAACAATCGAGTCAAGAATTATTAATACCTTTCATCTTTGATTTTACGAGATTAGAAATCGATGAACTATTAAAGCACAAAGAATATTTCAAAGAACATGGACTTGAGTTTGATTTATTTGGCACACAAACGATTCTTATTCGTTCAATTCCTAGCTGGATTCCAAAAGGACAAGAAACTATATACCTTGAAAAAATGATGCTAATGGTCTTACAAAAAGGGAGGATCGATTTCTCTATCTTACGTCAAGAGATGGTGGCCAGTATCTCTTGTAAAGCTTCCATTAAAGCAAATCAGTATTTAACTAAAACAGAAATGGAACAATTGCTCGAACAATTAAGAAATACTGAAAATCCGTTCTCTTGTCCTCATGGAAGACCAATTATCATCCATTTCTCTACCTACGAAATTGAAAAAATGTTTAAAAGAGTGATATAA
- a CDS encoding 2-oxoacid:ferredoxin oxidoreductase subunit beta, with protein MATFKDFRNDVKPNWCPGCGDFAVQAAIQRAAANVGLEPENFAIVSGIGCSGRISGYINAYGFHGIHGRALPIAQGLKMANRDLTVMAAGGDGDGFAIGTNHTIHAIRRNIDMTYVVMDNQIYGLTKGQTSPRSMFGAKTKSTPKGSIEPPIRPLELAISAGAGFVAQGFSGDLAQLTRIIEEGIKHKGFSFINVFSPCVTFNKVNTYEWFKEHIVNLEEDPTFDPSNRSLAVQKVMEHDGLVTGIIYRDPERQSYQELVPNFSEAPLVNAELKLSDDVFASFLKEFE; from the coding sequence ATGGCAACATTTAAGGATTTTCGTAACGATGTAAAACCGAACTGGTGTCCAGGTTGTGGAGACTTTGCTGTTCAAGCTGCGATTCAAAGAGCTGCTGCAAACGTAGGCCTTGAGCCTGAAAATTTTGCCATTGTTTCTGGTATTGGTTGTTCTGGTCGGATTTCAGGATATATTAATGCCTATGGTTTCCACGGTATCCACGGAAGAGCCTTACCAATTGCCCAAGGTTTGAAAATGGCAAACCGAGACCTAACCGTTATGGCGGCTGGTGGAGATGGAGACGGTTTCGCGATTGGTACCAACCATACCATTCATGCGATCCGTAGAAATATTGATATGACTTATGTGGTTATGGATAATCAAATCTATGGTTTAACAAAAGGTCAAACTTCTCCACGAAGTATGTTTGGAGCAAAAACGAAGAGTACTCCAAAAGGTTCTATAGAACCTCCAATTCGTCCTTTAGAACTAGCTATTTCTGCTGGAGCAGGTTTTGTTGCTCAAGGCTTCTCAGGAGATCTTGCTCAACTTACTCGTATCATCGAAGAAGGAATAAAACATAAAGGATTCTCATTTATCAATGTATTTAGTCCTTGTGTTACATTTAACAAAGTGAATACTTATGAATGGTTTAAAGAGCATATTGTAAACCTTGAAGAAGATCCAACCTTTGATCCATCCAACCGTTCCTTAGCTGTTCAGAAAGTGATGGAACATGATGGTCTTGTAACAGGAATTATCTATCGTGATCCAGAAAGACAATCTTACCAAGAATTGGTTCCGAACTTCAGTGAGGCTCCTTTAGTAAATGCAGAACTAAAATTATCCGATGATGTATTTGCTTCATTCTTGAAAGAATTTGAATAA
- the cotE gene encoding outer spore coat protein CotE, with amino-acid sequence MVRDKDLQCREIITKAVCGKGRKFSKTPHNIVLPNQPSNILGCWAINHTFEAEKVGDVIEIVGTYDINLWYSYANNTKTTVATETVSYNEKVPLSYLDSNCTKDKVEVTATATQAPHCIDAKVSSDGDTVIVEVEKEFLVEIVGETKVCVVLCQDCDDEKGFLIEEEDIDSDEIEDLNPFIIDDLD; translated from the coding sequence ATGGTCCGTGATAAAGACCTACAATGTAGAGAGATCATAACGAAAGCGGTCTGTGGTAAAGGACGGAAATTTTCAAAAACGCCTCACAATATTGTGCTCCCAAACCAACCATCTAATATCTTAGGTTGCTGGGCGATTAACCATACTTTTGAAGCGGAAAAAGTTGGAGATGTCATTGAGATTGTAGGTACGTACGATATTAATTTATGGTATTCTTACGCGAACAATACAAAAACCACGGTTGCAACAGAAACAGTTTCTTATAATGAAAAAGTGCCGTTATCTTATTTAGATAGTAATTGCACTAAAGACAAAGTAGAAGTAACTGCTACAGCAACGCAAGCGCCACATTGTATAGATGCCAAAGTGTCATCAGACGGAGATACAGTCATAGTTGAAGTAGAAAAAGAGTTCTTGGTTGAGATCGTTGGGGAAACCAAAGTTTGTGTAGTCCTTTGCCAGGATTGTGATGATGAAAAAGGTTTTCTCATTGAGGAAGAAGATATTGATTCAGATGAAATAGAAGACCTTAACCCATTTATCATCGATGACTTAGACTAA
- a CDS encoding YlbF family regulator has protein sequence MSSIKKEDILKQTQKLAKLISEQEEIKVYQIAEKKIQNHERIQELIRLIKIKQQELVNAKHFRKPNYIQYLEETLDTLNAELHSIPLVHQYQQYQSEINQYLQFVILLIKNELEKTLPLDDDLSKNYRFTL, from the coding sequence ATGTCGTCAATTAAAAAAGAAGATATTTTAAAACAAACACAAAAACTGGCGAAATTAATCTCCGAACAAGAAGAAATTAAAGTTTATCAGATAGCAGAGAAAAAGATTCAAAATCACGAAAGAATACAAGAACTCATCAGATTGATCAAAATAAAACAACAAGAATTGGTCAATGCAAAACATTTTCGAAAACCAAATTATATTCAATATCTTGAGGAGACTTTAGATACTCTAAATGCTGAATTGCATAGTATTCCCTTAGTTCATCAATATCAGCAATATCAATCAGAAATCAATCAGTATCTCCAATTTGTAATTCTATTAATAAAAAATGAGCTAGAGAAAACCTTGCCTCTTGATGACGACTTGTCCAAAAACTACAGATTTACTCTGTAG
- a CDS encoding class I SAM-dependent methyltransferase: MSFLPILQFGKELIKNRVKPGDIVVDGTCGNGYDTVFLAELIGENGKVYGFDVQEQAIVNTKKRLEEKNLLSRVHCIKEGHETIEKWVKHHVKAALFNLGYLPGSDKTVVTKGDTTIKAIQALLKLLTDDGIIVLIVYSGHDQGTEAKIIETFLQSLSQKEFSVMKLKYINQINFSPYLLAIERKSS, from the coding sequence ATGAGCTTTTTACCCATTCTTCAATTCGGAAAGGAATTAATCAAAAATCGAGTAAAGCCAGGTGACATTGTTGTTGATGGAACTTGTGGCAATGGTTATGATACGGTATTTTTAGCTGAATTAATCGGAGAAAACGGAAAGGTCTATGGTTTTGATGTCCAAGAACAAGCCATCGTAAATACAAAAAAACGTTTAGAAGAAAAGAACCTGTTGAGTCGAGTTCATTGCATAAAAGAAGGTCACGAAACGATAGAAAAATGGGTAAAACATCATGTAAAAGCAGCCTTGTTCAATTTGGGTTATTTACCTGGGTCAGATAAAACAGTTGTAACGAAAGGTGATACAACGATAAAAGCCATACAGGCTTTACTTAAACTTTTAACGGATGATGGGATCATTGTGTTAATTGTTTACTCTGGACATGATCAAGGTACTGAAGCGAAGATCATTGAGACTTTTTTGCAATCACTATCTCAAAAAGAATTTTCCGTCATGAAACTAAAATATATTAACCAAATAAACTTTTCCCCATATCTTTTAGCTATAGAGAGAAAGTCCTCTTAA
- a CDS encoding MBL fold metallo-hydrolase, with product MKVTVLGYQSPFPGANSCGPGYLLEHNHRYYLIDAGSGVLSKLQQYIKFDQLEAVFLSHLHHDHMSDFLVLQYAIQMEFVMKGRTKPLPVYFPQEPKPEASIIPFQHFIQPHHINESTMLQLDDLQISFLQTDHVVPTYAMKFQSGEKTFVYGADSGIYTSFSPFAKQADLLILECTYLEKDRPLTPMGHLSTSDVAKLSRDLQPKKLMVTHFYPEYDPKKIEEELIHAGIHGTLLMPMVGQVIEV from the coding sequence ATGAAAGTTACTGTTTTGGGATATCAGTCACCATTTCCTGGAGCAAACAGTTGTGGACCAGGGTACTTATTAGAACACAATCATAGATACTACCTAATTGATGCTGGAAGTGGAGTCCTTTCAAAACTTCAACAATATATCAAATTTGATCAATTGGAAGCTGTGTTTTTGTCCCATTTACATCACGACCATATGAGTGACTTTTTGGTGTTACAATATGCGATTCAAATGGAATTTGTCATGAAAGGTCGAACAAAACCTTTACCTGTTTATTTCCCCCAAGAGCCAAAACCCGAAGCGAGCATCATACCATTTCAGCATTTTATTCAACCCCATCATATTAATGAGTCAACCATGTTACAGTTGGATGATCTTCAAATATCTTTTTTACAAACTGACCATGTTGTTCCTACATATGCAATGAAATTCCAATCAGGTGAAAAAACATTTGTTTATGGTGCAGATTCTGGAATCTATACATCTTTTTCACCGTTTGCCAAGCAAGCAGACTTGTTAATTTTAGAATGTACATATTTAGAAAAAGATCGTCCGTTGACTCCAATGGGTCATTTATCCACGTCTGATGTTGCGAAGCTGAGCAGAGATCTTCAACCCAAAAAATTAATGGTTACACACTTTTATCCAGAATATGATCCGAAAAAAATTGAAGAAGAATTAATTCATGCTGGAATACACGGAACCTTGCTGATGCCGATGGTTGGGCAGGTGATCGAGGTTTAA
- a CDS encoding putative amidoligase domain-containing protein, whose translation MKAFFLYDENLLVDSLLEQLKIPYGSILHYHDMRDISLLIPWGNVQEIYSVPFQLNKKARDLLNNEYEQYKIFNIQGISTPIFIDEFTQQAKIKKLHFVHIYQVAVFQQDVLAYFKQIQNQTLNWLNKTIFQLKENSGLTEVQTLATKREERRVSQLAIRAIYSLHLDYGMVTVGVTAGEKPWIIHVNPFPSLNKRLATLFAEAINHFTTKWETILNSKEQQVILGTDPEFVLRDMNGKMVLASKFLPRKGSVGCDDIWTNRDRTQLPLAELRPIPASTPRQLTINLYQTMILASKKIRSPKIEWLAGAMPIEGFPIGGHIHFSQIELNSFLLRALDNYLTLTVTLFEDPRGKKRRPKYGFLGDYRIKFHQGFEYRTLPSWIVSPTLTKGVFALAKLIVKNYIYLYQDPLYDREIQEAYYQGEKEVLKPIVQKLWVELKQLKTYDDYRNYLDPLEKLMDKGYIWNENMDIRRLWKLPPFHH comes from the coding sequence ATGAAAGCATTTTTCTTATATGATGAGAATTTATTGGTGGATTCATTATTAGAACAACTCAAAATACCGTACGGTTCAATACTTCATTATCATGATATGCGAGATATTTCATTACTTATTCCATGGGGAAATGTGCAAGAGATCTATTCTGTTCCATTTCAGCTGAATAAGAAAGCTAGAGACCTTTTAAATAATGAGTACGAACAATATAAAATATTTAACATTCAAGGAATCTCTACTCCAATTTTTATAGACGAATTTACACAACAAGCAAAAATAAAAAAGTTACACTTCGTTCATATTTATCAAGTTGCTGTTTTTCAACAAGATGTTCTTGCTTATTTTAAACAAATACAGAACCAAACGTTAAATTGGTTGAATAAAACGATCTTTCAATTAAAAGAAAATAGTGGTCTGACTGAAGTTCAAACTTTAGCGACAAAACGAGAGGAAAGACGAGTAAGTCAATTAGCCATTCGTGCCATATATTCGTTACATTTAGATTATGGGATGGTAACAGTAGGAGTGACAGCAGGTGAAAAACCTTGGATTATCCATGTAAATCCTTTCCCTAGCCTAAATAAACGATTAGCAACGCTATTTGCTGAAGCGATTAATCATTTTACAACAAAATGGGAAACGATTTTGAATTCAAAAGAACAACAAGTGATCTTAGGGACTGATCCTGAATTTGTTTTACGAGATATGAATGGAAAAATGGTTCTAGCTTCGAAGTTTTTGCCGAGAAAAGGTAGTGTAGGTTGTGATGACATTTGGACGAATCGTGATCGAACTCAATTGCCTTTGGCAGAATTGAGACCAATACCAGCTTCAACTCCTAGGCAACTTACAATCAATCTTTATCAAACGATGATATTAGCAAGTAAAAAAATAAGAAGTCCAAAAATTGAATGGCTTGCAGGTGCTATGCCAATAGAAGGTTTTCCGATTGGCGGACATATTCATTTTAGTCAGATCGAACTGAATTCTTTTTTATTACGAGCTTTAGATAACTATCTTACATTGACTGTAACTCTCTTTGAGGATCCAAGAGGAAAAAAGCGAAGGCCAAAATATGGGTTTTTAGGAGATTACCGAATAAAATTTCATCAAGGGTTTGAATATCGCACATTACCAAGCTGGATTGTATCACCAACACTTACAAAAGGTGTATTTGCATTAGCAAAATTAATCGTCAAAAATTATATTTATCTTTATCAAGATCCGTTATATGATAGAGAAATTCAAGAAGCCTATTACCAAGGAGAAAAAGAAGTATTAAAACCTATTGTACAAAAATTATGGGTAGAATTAAAACAATTAAAAACCTATGATGATTACCGTAATTACTTAGATCCTCTAGAAAAACTAATGGATAAAGGTTATATATGGAATGAAAATATGGATATTCGTCGATTGTGGAAGCTTCCTCCTTTTCATCATTAA
- the miaB gene encoding tRNA (N6-isopentenyl adenosine(37)-C2)-methylthiotransferase MiaB, giving the protein MSIIDIDNKFAKYFIPPNIKEAKKRGKEVVQFLDFDPIPKEMIDIGKGKYYLIRTYGCQMNSHDSETMAGILEQMGYQPTDEEDEADIILFNTCAIRENAEDKVFGELGRLKHLKLEKPHIILGVAGCMSQEEKVVNKILRSYQHVDLIFGTHNIHRLPILLRDALLNKEMVVEVWSKEGDVIEHIPKVRQDGLKAWVSIMYGCDKFCTYCIVPYTRGKERSRRPEDVISEVRELARKGYKEVTLLGQNVNAYGKDLDIDYGFGDLLEDLRKIDIPRIRFTTSHPKDFDDHLIEVLAKRGNLVEHIHLPFQSGNTEILKKMARKYTREEYLELVRKIKQAIPDVVLTTDIIVGFPGETEEQFQDTLSLVEKVGFDSAYTFIYSPREGTPAAVMEDNIPEDVKKERLQRLMDLQNQISRDKNKQLKNQVVEVLVEGVSKTNSEVLSGRTRGNKLVNFKGDPALIGQFVLVKITEPQTWTLRGELVSNAQEELLDVVN; this is encoded by the coding sequence ATGTCAATCATCGACATTGATAATAAATTTGCAAAATATTTTATTCCTCCTAATATAAAAGAAGCAAAAAAACGTGGAAAAGAAGTCGTTCAATTTCTAGATTTTGATCCAATACCTAAGGAAATGATCGATATTGGGAAAGGGAAATACTACCTTATTCGCACTTATGGTTGTCAAATGAATTCACATGACTCAGAAACAATGGCGGGTATACTCGAACAAATGGGTTACCAACCTACTGATGAGGAAGATGAAGCAGATATCATTCTTTTTAATACATGTGCGATTCGTGAAAATGCTGAAGACAAAGTATTTGGTGAATTAGGTCGGCTAAAACATTTGAAATTAGAAAAACCCCACATCATATTAGGTGTAGCAGGATGCATGTCACAGGAAGAAAAAGTAGTGAACAAAATTTTGAGATCTTATCAACATGTCGATCTCATTTTTGGTACTCATAACATTCATCGTCTTCCTATTTTATTAAGGGATGCACTTTTGAATAAGGAAATGGTTGTCGAAGTATGGTCAAAAGAAGGCGATGTCATTGAACATATACCAAAGGTTAGACAAGATGGATTAAAAGCTTGGGTTAGTATTATGTATGGTTGCGATAAATTCTGTACCTATTGTATAGTACCTTACACACGAGGTAAAGAACGTAGTCGTAGACCAGAAGATGTCATTTCAGAAGTACGAGAATTAGCACGTAAAGGTTATAAAGAAGTTACGCTTTTGGGTCAAAACGTTAATGCTTATGGCAAGGATCTTGATATCGATTATGGCTTTGGTGATTTATTAGAGGATCTTCGTAAAATTGATATTCCTAGAATTCGGTTTACAACAAGCCATCCAAAAGATTTTGATGATCATTTAATCGAGGTTTTGGCAAAACGTGGGAACCTCGTCGAACACATTCATTTACCTTTCCAATCCGGTAATACAGAAATTCTAAAGAAGATGGCAAGAAAATATACAAGAGAAGAGTATTTAGAATTAGTAAGGAAGATCAAGCAGGCAATACCAGATGTCGTGCTAACGACCGATATTATTGTTGGTTTTCCTGGAGAAACAGAAGAACAATTTCAAGATACCTTATCATTAGTCGAAAAAGTGGGTTTTGATTCTGCTTATACGTTTATCTACTCTCCACGAGAAGGAACACCAGCAGCAGTTATGGAGGATAATATTCCTGAAGATGTAAAAAAAGAGCGACTACAACGCCTAATGGATCTTCAGAATCAAATCAGTCGTGATAAAAACAAACAATTAAAAAATCAGGTCGTCGAAGTACTTGTTGAAGGGGTAAGTAAAACGAACTCTGAAGTTTTATCAGGACGTACAAGGGGTAATAAACTTGTTAACTTCAAAGGAGATCCAGCTTTAATTGGCCAGTTCGTGTTGGTTAAAATTACTGAACCACAAACTTGGACATTAAGAGGAGAACTTGTTTCTAACGCACAAGAGGAGTTACTTGATGTCGTCAATTAA